A region of the Thalassoroseus pseudoceratinae genome:
ATCAAAACGAACCTACCTGGGAGCCCGCCCATGCGTGAAATATTGTGGAGTTTCTTGATTGTGACCGTAGCGTCGGGGGCACTTTCAGCGCAGCAGAAGTCCAGCGTGACGGCATTGGATGCGAAAGCCAAAAAGGCGGTGGAGAGTTTCTCGCGGGAAATCTTCGTCATCGCGAAGGAGTACGAAGACGAAGGCGAACTTGAAAAAGCCAAGTCGATCCTGGAAACGCTGTCCGAGGTGCATCCGGACCTCAAGGGACTCAAGGAAAAGATCAAAAGCTTGGACGAGGAGATTCTGTCCTCCAACGATTTTGAGATCGGTTGGACGCCGGCATCGGTCTGGAAGACTCCGGTTGCTCGTGTTGCCAAGGGAAAGACATTTCGCGTGCAGGTGGCTGGTGCATACCGGATGTCCGCGAATTTGAACATGACGGCCAATGGGATTCCGCAAGGTAAGAGCATTGACTCGGCACTTAATGCTGCTCCGTTCGGTTCGCTTGTCGGGGTCATCATGCCGTTGGACAAAAAGAAAGCTAAGAACACGGAACCGTTCCCAATCGGGGATGGAAAGGACATCAACCCGAAGACCAGCGGATTCCTCTACATCCGCGTTAATCTCCCGCCCGGTAGCCGTCCAACGGGGAAACTCGACCTCAAGTTCAGCGGTTATGTGCTGAAGCTCAACGGGTAGAACTGCGGACCGAATCGGCTGTGCTCACCACTCGGCTGCAGCCACTCGACTCCTGATCCGCCATCGGCGGCGCTCGCCTTTGAGGATTGGCTGAACTACAATTCGACCTCGGATCGTCTTGTGTGTTCGCTGGATCGGGAGAGGTATGTCTGCATCGGAATCCACCGCATCGCCGAGTGGGACCGCCACCGAGGAGTCGGAGGAATCGGGAATCTTCACGCAGCATGAAGGACCGGATGAGCGGTCGCGGCAGATCGAACAGCTGCAGACTCGGAATCTGGTGACGTTGGCATTGCATCAAATTGTGATGCGGACGTCATGGATTTTCAAAACCGAAAGCGTGATCATGCCCGCTTTCGTCGATGCCATTGCCGGGGCGGCTTGGGTGCGTGGCTGGCTGCCGGTGTTGAATCGATTTGGGCAAAGCGTGCCACCGTTGTTGTTCGCGGAACGCCTGCAATACGCACCGCTGAAAAAACGACTGCTGATCGCGACAACGTGGATCATGGCGATCCCGTTCCTCACACTCTCCGGAATCTGGCTGACCCTACAGGCGACGAATGCCGAACTTGACGGTTTGTTCTGGCTACCGCCGTTGTTTCTGTTGCTGTATACGATTTTCTTTTCCACAACCGGCTTGAATCTGCTGAGTTTCAATACTCTGCAGGGCAAACTCATTCACGCCACGCGACGCGGCAGACTAATGACCCTGACCGGCGTGATTGGATCGTTGACCGCGATCACATGTGCTTGGCTCGTCTTGCGAACGTGGCTCGAACGAAAAGGCGGCGGATTTGGGTTCATCTTCGGAACTACGGGATTGGGATTCTTGGTGGCGGGGGCAGTGGTCTTCTTGGTGGCCGAACCAGTCGATCAACTGGAACGACCCCCTCGACGACCGTTCTGGAATCACTTCCAAGTGGGTTGGGAAACGTTGAAAGTCGATCACAACTTTCGCTGGCTCGCGGCGACAGTCATGCTGTTTATCACCACGATGCTCTTGTTCCCCCACTATCAAGCGATGGGACGGGAACGGTTGCAGTGTGATCACAGCGAACTTCTGACTTGGCTGATCGCACAAAATGCCGGTGCGGGGCTATTCAGTGTGCTTGCCGGCACGCTCGCCGACCGCTACGGCAATCGGCTCGCGATGAGAATGATGATGACCGGAACCGTCGCAACACCCTTGATGGCCCTAGCCATCACGAACGGAATCGTTCCCGGCGGGCGGTCAATCTACTGGGTGACGTTCGTGCTCCTTGGTTTAACACCGATGGCGATTCGAACCATCTCGAACTACACACTCGAACTTTGCGATGAGATGAACCATGCGAAATATCTCAGTACCTTGAAAATCTGCATGGGCATTCCGATTCTGTTCGCACCGCTCGTCGGCGTACTGATCGACTACACGGGGTTCACCCCCGCGTTCCTGGGGGTGGCTGTGTTGCTCTTCGCCTCTGTGCTGATGACGTTCCGACTACCAGAACCACGGAACGGACTTCACTAGACCGAATCACGGTCTACTGTGTCCATGATAGAAGCGGAAAACGCGTATGTTTCGTAACCCCCGCGAGACAGTACCCGCTACGATCAAAAGTAATCTGCTCTGGAACGTCATCGACACGGACACCCGCTACAAGGGCCGGACTACGGAGAGGCTGCGGGTGTAGTCGAGGTAAGTTTCGACAGACAACACTCCGCCGCCGATGCCGCTTTTGTTGATGCCTGCATACGGCACACCTTGTGCGAACACGTTGTGTGCGTTGATCCAACTGTTCCCGGCAATCATACGTTCGGCCACCCGGTTGGCACGGTCGAGGTCACTGGTCCAAACGCTGTTCGCCAAACCGTAATCGGACGAATTGACCATGTTGATGGCTTGCTGCTCGTCATCGAATGGAGCGAGGTAGGCCACCGGTCCGAAGATTTCCTCGCGAGCAGCTACGTTGTCCAACGAGCCGGC
Encoded here:
- a CDS encoding MFS transporter encodes the protein MSASESTASPSGTATEESEESGIFTQHEGPDERSRQIEQLQTRNLVTLALHQIVMRTSWIFKTESVIMPAFVDAIAGAAWVRGWLPVLNRFGQSVPPLLFAERLQYAPLKKRLLIATTWIMAIPFLTLSGIWLTLQATNAELDGLFWLPPLFLLLYTIFFSTTGLNLLSFNTLQGKLIHATRRGRLMTLTGVIGSLTAITCAWLVLRTWLERKGGGFGFIFGTTGLGFLVAGAVVFLVAEPVDQLERPPRRPFWNHFQVGWETLKVDHNFRWLAATVMLFITTMLLFPHYQAMGRERLQCDHSELLTWLIAQNAGAGLFSVLAGTLADRYGNRLAMRMMMTGTVATPLMALAITNGIVPGGRSIYWVTFVLLGLTPMAIRTISNYTLELCDEMNHAKYLSTLKICMGIPILFAPLVGVLIDYTGFTPAFLGVAVLLFASVLMTFRLPEPRNGLH